A single window of Dendropsophus ebraccatus isolate aDenEbr1 chromosome 5, aDenEbr1.pat, whole genome shotgun sequence DNA harbors:
- the LOC138793615 gene encoding transcription factor Sp5-like produces MASVVVLHRENTLQAYLQDRTPNSSPDTGPIPSLNLLPSASVIPPRSNRDYPQSSSNSFGPASTMFQLWSNEVPPNTGMGSHAVAFGVPKMQYAPHMQAVASHELPLTPPADPTVYSFDLSPVKVIAPQVPANPTYHFQDPNSMTQDFTFMQNPPTLTQRHVPSAHMDDQTWWSLQQANPNNLHSFHLTNSLVVGPQPQLAALLQSSSKTLLSNTRRCRRCKCPNCQASPSNEEPGKKKLHICHLPGCGKVYGKTSHLKAHLRWHAGERPFVCNWVFCGKSFTRSDELQRHLRTHTGEKRFGCQECGKRFMRSDHLSKHTKTHQNKKGKCAGSLVDCIKKE; encoded by the coding sequence GACAGGACTCCTAACTCATCTCCAGACACAGGACCTATACCTTCCCTGAACCTGCTTCCCTCAGCTTCAGTAATACCACCTAGATCTAATCGGGATTACCCACAATCCTCTTCCAACTCATTTGGACCAGCTTCAACTATGTTTCAACTCTGGAGTAATGAAGTTCCTCCAAATACAGGAATGGGATCTCATGCTGTGGCTTTTGGTGTACCGAAAATGCAGTATGCTCCTCATATGCAGGCAGTAGCATCTCATGAACTGCCATTGACTCCTCCAGCTGACCCAACTGTGTATTCATTCGATTTATCTCCAGTAAAGGTGATAGCTCCACAGGTTCCAGCAAACCCCACATACCATTTCCAAGATCCAAATTCTATGACACAGGACTTCACGTTCATGCAAAATCCGCCCACATTGACCCAAAGACACGTGCCTTCTGCACATATGGATGATCAGACTTGGTGGAGCTTGCAACAGGCAAATCCAAATAACCTTCATTCCTTTCACTTGACAAACTCCTTGGTAGTTGGACCCCAACCTCAACTTGCAGCACTTCTTCAGAGCTCCTCCAAAACATTACTAAGCAACACAAGACGCTGCAGAAGGTGCAAGTGCCCAAACTGTCAAGCCTCTCCAAGCAATGAGGAACCAGGGAAGAAGAAGCTTCATATATGTCATCTTCCAGGTTGTGGCAAGGTATATGGTAAGACCTCTCATCTCAAAGCTCATTTGCGTTGGCATGCTGGTGAGAGGCCTTTTGTATGTAACTGGGTCTTCTGTGGGAAGAGTTTCACAAGATCTGATGAGCTGCAGAGGCACCTTAGgactcacacaggagaaaagcgtTTTGGGTGCCAAGAGTGCGGCAAGAGATTTATGAGGAGCGACCATCTTTCCAAACATACCAAAACCCATCAGAACAAAAAGGGAAAGTGTGCAGGTTCTCTGGTGGACTGTATCAAGAAGGAATAA